Proteins encoded by one window of Deinococcus aerophilus:
- a CDS encoding LptA/OstA family protein — translation MKNIQKFTLLALLGTSLAFAQADNAKRIITIQGGPRGDLRNGPLTFTGSPVKATVSTLNIEAAQAILAAPQGTPLIEAKGKRTANFTGNVNVERGRLTATGGALAYSEVTGQGVLTGNPSATFVPESKEDGDKVTINAAQMSLDVDNNVSTSTGSVRLTNGTQTGKADKLVFDEDQELAQLTGTPSLTRAAKGSQKELTITGQEVRALTKAKTLYVRGGVKLVQGTQTTTGNAVYYDDKKNVAYVVGNAVSVDSKSKVTVRAPASGYLEQRTDLARVRALNSAFKIPTEQFKLSGEK, via the coding sequence ATGAAAAACATTCAGAAATTCACGCTGCTCGCCCTGCTGGGCACCTCCCTCGCCTTCGCCCAGGCCGACAACGCCAAGCGCATCATCACCATCCAGGGAGGGCCGCGCGGTGACCTGCGCAACGGGCCGCTGACCTTCACCGGCAGCCCGGTCAAGGCCACCGTGAGCACCCTGAACATCGAGGCCGCTCAGGCCATCCTGGCCGCGCCGCAGGGCACCCCCCTGATCGAGGCCAAGGGCAAGCGCACCGCCAACTTCACCGGCAACGTGAACGTGGAGCGGGGCCGCCTGACCGCCACCGGCGGGGCCCTGGCCTATAGCGAGGTTACCGGGCAGGGCGTGCTGACCGGCAATCCCAGCGCCACCTTCGTGCCCGAGAGCAAAGAGGACGGCGACAAGGTGACCATCAACGCCGCGCAGATGAGCCTGGATGTGGACAACAACGTGTCCACCAGCACCGGCAGCGTGCGGCTGACCAACGGCACCCAGACCGGCAAGGCCGACAAGCTGGTGTTCGATGAGGACCAGGAACTCGCCCAGCTGACCGGAACCCCCAGCCTGACCCGCGCCGCCAAGGGCAGCCAGAAGGAGCTGACGATCACCGGGCAGGAGGTCCGTGCGCTCACCAAGGCCAAGACACTGTATGTGCGCGGCGGCGTGAAGCTGGTGCAGGGCACGCAGACCACCACGGGGAATGCGGTGTACTACGATGACAAGAAGAACGTGGCCTACGTGGTGGGCAACGCGGTGAGTGTGGACAGCAAGAGCAAGGTCACGGTGCGTGCCCCGGCCAGCGGGTATCTGGAACAGCGCACCGATCTGGCCCGCGTGCGCGCCCTGAACTCGGCCTTCAAGATTCCCACCGAGCAGTTCAAGCTCAGCGGCGAGAAGTAG
- a CDS encoding LptA/OstA family protein produces MQSLRSGRAAVTLALCLGLALPVWVLAQDAPPAAPTPPAQTDPASPEPTTPEDPTPSEDPTAPEATPDQPDPTAPEDTPAPGASAETASLELVRRSDKDGKERRIRIVRTGTSDETGIFTVCGPQEDDPEDAPNLAVFSETGAGGVQITIDKNVIRVPLALVTQRPPGDGEDGSDGRVEASAGSARFLDTVPPDATERLTRCGVETTPQPAPDTVFVTQGKTELRGQKLVYDETDGIARIDGPITFQRANEKDPLTGSSERIEVNVDEEKTTLVGSVVLNSEGGRVSRAARVEYDDAANVARLFGTPEQPAESVKGGDTLRAGMILYDLDRNEVYAVKPEGGTITGEFREEGDSPAESPSAPAPAPGRPATPPVPGSP; encoded by the coding sequence ATGCAGAGCTTGAGGTCCGGTCGTGCGGCGGTGACGCTGGCCCTGTGCCTGGGGCTGGCCCTGCCCGTCTGGGTGCTGGCACAGGATGCGCCGCCTGCGGCACCGACACCTCCGGCGCAGACCGACCCGGCTTCACCCGAGCCCACCACGCCCGAAGACCCCACCCCTTCTGAGGACCCCACCGCCCCCGAGGCGACGCCGGATCAGCCCGATCCCACCGCGCCGGAGGACACGCCTGCCCCAGGGGCCAGCGCAGAGACCGCCAGCCTGGAACTGGTCCGCAGAAGCGACAAGGACGGCAAGGAACGGCGCATCCGCATCGTGCGGACGGGGACCAGCGACGAGACCGGCATCTTTACGGTTTGTGGGCCACAGGAAGACGATCCGGAGGACGCGCCCAACTTGGCTGTGTTCAGCGAGACGGGGGCCGGCGGTGTGCAGATCACCATCGACAAGAACGTGATCCGGGTACCGCTGGCGCTGGTCACGCAGCGCCCGCCCGGGGACGGTGAGGACGGCAGCGACGGCCGGGTGGAGGCGAGCGCGGGCAGCGCCCGTTTTCTGGACACGGTGCCCCCGGACGCCACCGAACGTCTGACCCGCTGTGGTGTGGAGACCACGCCCCAGCCCGCGCCCGATACCGTGTTCGTCACCCAGGGAAAAACCGAGCTCAGGGGCCAGAAACTGGTCTACGACGAGACCGACGGCATCGCCCGCATTGACGGTCCGATCACCTTCCAGCGCGCCAACGAGAAGGATCCGCTGACCGGTAGCAGCGAACGCATCGAAGTGAACGTGGATGAGGAGAAAACCACCCTGGTCGGCAGCGTGGTCCTGAACTCGGAGGGGGGGCGGGTCAGCCGGGCTGCGCGGGTGGAGTACGACGACGCGGCCAACGTGGCCCGGCTGTTCGGCACCCCCGAGCAGCCCGCCGAGAGCGTCAAGGGCGGCGACACCCTGCGCGCGGGCATGATCCTGTATGACCTTGACCGGAATGAGGTCTATGCCGTCAAACCCGAGGGCGGCACCATCACCGGCGAGTTTCGGGAGGAGGGCGACAGTCCTGCCGAGTCACCCTCTGCGCCGGCTCCTGCTCCGGGCCGCCCGGCTACTCCACCCGTGCCAGGGTCTCCCTGA
- a CDS encoding L-lactate dehydrogenase: MKVGIVGAGLVGATAAYALTLRDSCSEVVLVDQDTERARAEALDIAHASPISHGARVSSGDYPDLSGSRVVMIAAGANQKPGEGRLELLDRNAAIFRMVIPQVAQHAPGAVLLIATNPVDALTDLTVRLAPDHAVMGSGTVLDSARLRYLIAQRARVDATNVHAYVLGEHGDSEVIAWSTATVAGLPVAEFMRARGLPWTPEIRAEIEAGTRDAAASIIGGKRATYYGIGAALARITERVLGDRRAVLTVSAPTPEYGVSLSVPRIVASGGIEASILPQLTDDEKAALERSAAVLRETLARVE; this comes from the coding sequence ATGAAGGTGGGCATTGTGGGAGCCGGGCTGGTGGGAGCCACCGCCGCCTACGCCCTGACCCTGCGCGACTCGTGCAGCGAGGTGGTGCTGGTCGATCAGGACACCGAGCGGGCACGCGCCGAGGCCCTGGACATTGCCCACGCCTCGCCCATCAGCCACGGAGCACGGGTCAGCAGCGGGGATTATCCAGACCTTTCGGGCAGCCGGGTCGTCATGATCGCCGCCGGAGCCAACCAGAAACCCGGCGAGGGCCGACTGGAATTGCTGGACCGCAACGCCGCCATCTTCCGCATGGTGATTCCGCAGGTGGCGCAGCATGCCCCCGGAGCGGTACTGCTCATCGCCACCAATCCGGTGGACGCCCTGACCGACCTGACCGTCCGGCTGGCCCCGGACCACGCCGTGATGGGCTCGGGTACGGTGCTCGACAGCGCCCGCCTGCGCTACCTGATCGCGCAGCGTGCCCGGGTGGACGCCACCAACGTCCACGCCTACGTGCTCGGCGAACACGGCGACAGCGAGGTGATCGCGTGGAGCACCGCCACCGTGGCCGGATTGCCCGTGGCCGAGTTCATGCGGGCGCGCGGTCTGCCCTGGACTCCGGAGATCCGCGCCGAGATCGAGGCGGGCACGCGCGACGCGGCGGCGAGCATCATCGGGGGCAAACGGGCCACCTACTACGGCATCGGCGCGGCGCTGGCCCGCATCACCGAGCGCGTGCTGGGCGACCGCCGCGCCGTACTGACCGTGAGTGCGCCCACCCCCGAGTACGGCGTCAGCCTGAGCGTGCCGCGCATCGTGGCGAGCGGCGGCATAGAGGCCAGTATCCTGCCCCAACTGACCGATGACGAAAAAGCCGCGCTGGAGCGCAGCGCGGCCGTCCTCAGGGAGACCCTGGCACGGGTGGAGTAG
- a CDS encoding universal stress protein yields the protein MTGNNGAFQKIAVGVDFSPSSQHALDVARVSFPGAQIRLLHVTDARVTASPDLMGGVTPAVFDAGLLSSLEDADARRLAALMQDGEETEQLVGDPVTGIVEAAERWGADLIVVGTHAQGALEHFFIGSSAEKIVGRSHLPVLTVRVPERHA from the coding sequence ATGACCGGTAACAATGGTGCGTTTCAGAAAATCGCCGTGGGCGTGGATTTCTCGCCCTCCAGTCAGCATGCGCTGGACGTGGCCCGCGTGTCGTTTCCGGGCGCACAGATCCGGCTGCTGCACGTCACCGACGCCCGCGTGACCGCCTCACCGGACCTGATGGGCGGCGTGACCCCGGCTGTCTTCGACGCGGGCCTGCTCAGCTCGCTGGAGGACGCCGACGCCCGGCGACTGGCCGCCCTGATGCAGGACGGCGAGGAAACCGAGCAGCTGGTGGGCGACCCGGTGACCGGCATCGTGGAGGCTGCCGAGCGCTGGGGCGCAGACCTGATCGTGGTGGGCACCCACGCCCAGGGCGCGCTGGAACACTTCTTTATCGGCAGCAGCGCCGAGAAGATCGTGGGCCGCAGCCACCTGCCCGTGCTGACGGTGCGCGTGCCCGAGCGGCACGCCTGA
- a CDS encoding MBL fold metallo-hydrolase RNA specificity domain-containing protein — MRLQSFGAACTVTGSMHLLTLDGWRVLVDCGLFQGSEDLEARNHEAFSFDPADLDAVVLTHAHLDHVGRLPLLVQRGYRGPVYCTPPTAALAETVLLDSARLQVDGYRHALRHARREGREDEVAPPLYEEHDVHNALALLRPVLRFGEPAAVAGLRVTPQRAGHILGSVSLVFESSGGRLILSGDLGNRESGLQPDFTPPPEADAVVLETTYANRSHRAWPGTLAEFSEVLRASVRAGGKILIPSFAIERAQTILHTLKGLMDSGEVPRIPVFLDSPMAARATHAYFEYGDELIPAVRDALHAGEDPFRPSTLHVVLTGDESRRLNRYDGPAIILAGNGMLTGGRIQHHLRHHLWKTGTSVIIVSYQSPGSLGGQLVAGAERVQLMGEDLAVRAQVHTIGGFSAHADQDDLLAFLSTAGTPHVWLVHGEVEVMNAFVPVLGAHGLKGDLVPDRQPVELLGGGFRGAHPLGLVRAGPDPKRPAGTEE; from the coding sequence ATGCGACTCCAGAGCTTTGGCGCGGCCTGCACGGTCACCGGCAGCATGCATCTGCTGACGCTGGACGGCTGGCGGGTGCTGGTGGACTGCGGTCTGTTTCAGGGCAGCGAGGATCTCGAGGCCCGCAACCATGAAGCGTTTTCCTTTGACCCTGCCGATCTGGACGCGGTGGTGCTCACGCACGCGCACCTAGACCATGTGGGCCGCCTGCCGCTGCTGGTGCAACGGGGCTACCGGGGGCCGGTGTACTGCACCCCGCCCACCGCCGCGCTGGCGGAGACAGTGCTGCTGGACTCGGCGCGGCTGCAGGTGGACGGCTACCGGCATGCCCTGCGCCACGCCCGCCGAGAGGGACGCGAGGACGAGGTGGCCCCGCCGCTGTACGAGGAGCATGACGTTCACAACGCGCTGGCGCTGCTGCGCCCGGTGCTGCGCTTTGGGGAGCCGGCGGCGGTAGCGGGCCTGCGGGTGACGCCACAACGGGCCGGACACATCCTGGGCAGCGTGTCTCTGGTGTTCGAGAGCTCCGGTGGCCGCCTGATCCTGAGCGGCGACCTCGGCAACCGCGAGAGCGGCCTGCAGCCGGATTTCACGCCGCCGCCAGAGGCCGACGCCGTGGTTCTGGAAACCACCTATGCCAACCGCAGCCACCGCGCGTGGCCCGGCACCCTGGCCGAGTTCAGCGAGGTGTTGCGCGCCAGCGTGCGGGCGGGGGGCAAGATCCTGATTCCCTCCTTTGCCATCGAACGCGCCCAGACCATCCTGCATACCCTGAAAGGACTGATGGACTCGGGCGAGGTGCCGCGCATCCCGGTGTTTCTGGACTCGCCGATGGCCGCCCGCGCCACCCACGCATACTTTGAATACGGAGATGAACTGATCCCGGCCGTGCGCGACGCCCTGCACGCCGGAGAGGACCCCTTCCGGCCCAGCACCCTGCACGTCGTCCTGACCGGTGACGAGTCGCGGCGGCTCAACCGCTACGACGGCCCGGCCATCATCCTGGCGGGCAACGGAATGCTCACGGGTGGGCGCATCCAGCACCACCTGCGGCATCACCTGTGGAAGACGGGCACCAGCGTGATCATCGTGTCGTACCAGTCACCGGGCAGCCTGGGCGGACAGCTGGTGGCCGGGGCCGAGCGCGTGCAGCTGATGGGCGAGGACCTCGCCGTGCGGGCCCAGGTCCACACCATCGGCGGGTTCTCGGCCCACGCCGATCAGGACGACCTGCTCGCCTTCCTGAGCACGGCCGGCACGCCGCATGTGTGGCTGGTGCACGGCGAGGTCGAGGTGATGAACGCCTTCGTGCCGGTGCTGGGAGCCCACGGCCTGAAGGGCGATCTCGTGCCCGACCGTCAGCCGGTCGAGCTGTTGGGCGGAGGCTTTAGGGGAGCGCACCCTCTGGGACTGGTGCGCGCCGGACCCGATCCAAAGCGGCCAGCCGGGACAGAAGAATAG
- a CDS encoding DUF3105 domain-containing protein: MKRALLVSLLFLTACGSKELEGLQTFTYSGGDHRNGSLVYAENPPAGGPHNALWQNCGVYDQPLYPEYAVHSLEHGAVWITYRPDLDPAQVAQLKTLVDGRPYTLLSPYDGLDTPVAASAWGAQLKVDQASDPRLKSFLDTYEQGATAPERGAACSGGYGGTR, from the coding sequence ATGAAGCGTGCCCTCCTCGTATCCCTCCTGTTCCTGACGGCCTGCGGCTCCAAAGAGCTGGAGGGCCTGCAGACCTTCACCTACTCTGGCGGCGACCACCGCAACGGTTCGCTCGTGTACGCGGAAAACCCGCCCGCTGGCGGCCCGCACAACGCGCTGTGGCAGAACTGCGGCGTCTACGACCAGCCGCTGTACCCCGAATACGCGGTGCACAGCCTGGAGCACGGCGCGGTGTGGATCACCTACCGTCCGGATCTGGACCCGGCACAGGTCGCGCAGCTCAAGACCCTGGTCGACGGGCGACCCTACACCCTGCTCAGTCCCTACGACGGCCTGGACACGCCGGTGGCCGCCAGCGCGTGGGGTGCACAGCTCAAGGTGGATCAGGCCAGCGACCCCCGCCTGAAGTCCTTCCTGGACACCTACGAGCAGGGGGCAACGGCTCCGGAGAGGGGCGCGGCCTGCAGCGGGGGGTATGGCGGCACCCGCTGA
- the obgE gene encoding GTPase ObgE, producing the protein MAFRDVLNIEVAAGNGGDGSMSFHRAKYMEKGGPDGGHGGRGGSIILRAIEGVESLERLVGRRKFKAPNGAYGEGRLRQGSDGEDIYIDVPVGTTAFDEDSGKVIADLVRVGQEKVIARGGYGGRGNSTFASSTRQAPRFAELGTPGQKRRVRLELRLIADVGLVGYPNAGKSSLLAALSRANPAIADYPFTTLSPILGVVDRRTEDGQSLDERFTLADIPGIIEGASEGKGLGLEFLRHISRTRVLVYVLDVTRDPVEELRSLQAELRSYDPTLLDSVALIALNKVELVETDLAMMVEDELAEFGLPVLRVSAKEGNGLDGLRETVFQMLPDRELWAQQHSLEIEPDEVREEGLSVTFREDPPARGVGIVTTGENERVWVVQGGGFEERITRFSRYMEDAAEYLGNVFKRQGLYNALKRAGAREGDTVEIGTFRFEYFDDEAERN; encoded by the coding sequence ATGGCTTTTCGTGACGTACTGAACATTGAGGTCGCGGCCGGAAACGGCGGCGACGGCAGCATGAGTTTTCACCGTGCCAAGTACATGGAAAAGGGCGGCCCGGACGGCGGGCACGGCGGACGCGGGGGCAGCATCATCCTGCGCGCCATTGAGGGCGTGGAGTCGCTGGAGCGCCTGGTGGGCCGCCGCAAATTTAAGGCTCCCAACGGCGCATACGGCGAGGGCCGGCTGCGTCAGGGCTCCGACGGCGAGGACATCTACATCGACGTGCCGGTGGGGACCACCGCCTTTGACGAGGACAGCGGCAAGGTCATTGCCGATCTGGTGCGGGTGGGACAGGAAAAGGTCATTGCGCGCGGCGGCTACGGCGGACGCGGCAACAGCACCTTTGCCAGCAGCACCCGGCAGGCCCCCCGCTTTGCCGAGCTGGGCACGCCGGGCCAGAAGCGCCGGGTCCGCCTGGAACTGCGCCTGATCGCAGACGTGGGACTGGTGGGCTACCCCAACGCGGGCAAGAGCAGCCTGCTCGCGGCCCTGTCTCGCGCCAACCCGGCCATTGCGGACTATCCGTTTACCACCCTCTCCCCCATCCTGGGTGTGGTGGACCGCCGGACCGAGGATGGCCAATCGCTGGACGAGCGCTTCACGCTCGCCGACATCCCCGGCATCATCGAGGGAGCCAGCGAGGGCAAGGGCCTGGGCCTGGAATTCCTGCGCCACATCAGCCGCACGCGCGTGCTCGTGTACGTGCTGGACGTGACCCGTGACCCGGTCGAGGAACTGCGCTCGCTGCAGGCCGAGCTGCGCTCCTACGACCCGACCCTGCTCGACAGCGTGGCCCTGATCGCATTGAACAAGGTCGAACTCGTCGAAACCGACCTCGCCATGATGGTGGAAGACGAGCTGGCCGAGTTTGGCCTGCCGGTGCTGCGCGTCAGCGCCAAGGAAGGAAACGGGCTCGATGGTCTGCGCGAGACGGTGTTCCAGATGCTGCCCGACCGCGAACTGTGGGCACAGCAGCACTCGCTGGAAATCGAGCCCGACGAGGTGCGCGAGGAAGGCCTGAGCGTCACCTTCCGGGAAGATCCGCCGGCCCGGGGCGTGGGCATCGTCACCACCGGCGAGAACGAACGCGTCTGGGTGGTGCAGGGCGGAGGCTTCGAGGAGCGCATCACCCGCTTTTCACGCTACATGGAAGACGCCGCCGAGTACCTGGGCAACGTCTTCAAACGCCAGGGCCTGTACAACGCCCTGAAACGCGCCGGAGCCCGCGAGGGCGACACGGTGGAAATCGGCACCTTCCGCTTCGAGTACTTCGACGACGAGGCTGAGCGGAACTGA
- the rpmA gene encoding 50S ribosomal protein L27, with the protein MAHKKGVGSSKNGRDSQPKYLGVKKFGGEVVKAGNILVRQRGTKFKAGPNVGMGRDHTLFALEAGRVVFTNRGSTGRFISIEAVSAPITEVAAD; encoded by the coding sequence ATGGCACACAAGAAAGGCGTAGGGTCGTCCAAGAACGGACGCGACAGCCAGCCCAAGTACCTGGGCGTTAAGAAGTTCGGCGGCGAAGTTGTCAAGGCCGGCAACATCCTCGTCCGTCAGCGCGGCACCAAGTTCAAGGCCGGCCCCAACGTGGGCATGGGCCGTGACCACACCCTGTTCGCTCTGGAAGCGGGCCGGGTCGTGTTCACCAACCGGGGCAGCACCGGACGCTTCATCAGCATCGAAGCCGTCAGTGCGCCCATCACTGAAGTCGCCGCCGACTGA
- the rplU gene encoding 50S ribosomal protein L21 has product MFAIIQTGGKQYRVQEGDVIRVESLQGEAGDKLDLTPIFVGGESALFGDAVSSYVVNAEVVEHGRGPKIYIRKYKSGIQYRRRNGHRQDFTAIRITGIKG; this is encoded by the coding sequence ATGTTTGCAATTATTCAGACCGGCGGCAAGCAGTACCGCGTGCAGGAAGGCGACGTGATCCGCGTCGAGAGCCTCCAGGGCGAAGCGGGCGACAAGCTCGACCTGACCCCCATCTTCGTGGGCGGCGAGTCGGCCCTGTTCGGCGACGCCGTGAGCAGCTACGTGGTGAACGCCGAAGTGGTCGAGCACGGCCGCGGCCCCAAGATCTACATCCGCAAGTACAAGAGCGGCATTCAGTACCGCCGCCGCAACGGTCACCGCCAGGACTTCACGGCGATCCGAATCACGGGCATCAAAGGCTAA
- a CDS encoding response regulator transcription factor yields the protein MRLLFVEDDPRIAEPTVEAMREAGYAVTWAQTGPEGLEAALLGDFPLIVLDVMLPGLDGFELARELRAGGIEAAILFLTARGELDDRVQGLDLGGDAYLVKPFAVPELLATLRALSRRERGQAAPQVTFAGGRGALDTVSRTVAWDGREVAVTGREYALLEVLSLAPERWFAREELLDRVWGPEFGGEARIVDVYVRYVRRKLAPEAITSERGRGYRVEK from the coding sequence ATGCGACTGCTGTTCGTGGAAGACGACCCGCGCATCGCCGAGCCGACGGTGGAGGCGATGCGCGAGGCCGGATATGCGGTCACCTGGGCGCAGACGGGTCCCGAGGGGCTGGAGGCGGCGCTGCTGGGCGACTTTCCGCTGATCGTGCTGGACGTGATGCTGCCCGGTCTGGACGGCTTTGAGCTGGCACGAGAGCTGCGCGCCGGCGGCATTGAGGCCGCCATCCTGTTCCTGACGGCCCGGGGGGAACTCGACGACCGGGTGCAGGGCCTGGACCTGGGCGGCGACGCCTACCTGGTCAAGCCGTTCGCCGTGCCCGAACTGCTCGCCACGCTGCGGGCGCTCTCCCGGCGTGAGCGGGGGCAGGCGGCCCCGCAGGTCACCTTTGCCGGCGGGCGCGGCGCGCTGGACACGGTGTCCCGCACGGTGGCCTGGGACGGCCGCGAGGTGGCCGTAACGGGCCGCGAATACGCCTTGCTGGAGGTGCTGTCGCTGGCCCCCGAACGCTGGTTTGCCCGTGAGGAACTGCTCGACCGCGTGTGGGGCCCCGAATTTGGCGGCGAGGCCCGCATCGTGGACGTGTATGTGCGTTACGTGCGCCGCAAACTGGCCCCCGAGGCGATCACCAGCGAGCGTGGGCGGGGCTACCGGGTGGAGAAGTGA
- a CDS encoding sensor histidine kinase: protein MHLTLRARLALWAALATGLAVALVAAGLYVAVNGFLRQAQVDRLLTTSSVIAAQMEGALQRASDRNWPFGLSGVAITQETLEELADTRGQNRTVEVRIQGLQGGRVAELHTTRFPPGVPMDLKVGVRVRGDQLLTVQDLRGGGLRLTVVSDARALAEARTAFTRALTWLLPLALLLTLAVGWTVAGRLLRPVRALENAAREVGEGGQLRRPLPGAGTSDELSRLALTLQGSFARLADARDREQAFLRAAAHDLRSPLAALTARVEGSLARERGAARYRADLQEIGTDLTRLSALTNHLLLLARDASQIARAPVPLRELAADAVDRARELAPEADVDLSAPQPVRVLGDRVLLGQAVWNLTMNAVRHAPGATVTVTLEQAGHEVTVTVHDDGPGVDAGTLARLGEAFYRPDASRSGDGHGLGLALARRAAEVHGGTLDLHSAPGQGFTATLRLPAEGAARSAPGPSATL from the coding sequence ATGCACCTGACGCTGCGCGCCCGGCTGGCCCTGTGGGCGGCGCTGGCGACCGGACTGGCGGTGGCGCTGGTGGCGGCGGGTCTGTACGTGGCGGTCAACGGCTTTCTGCGTCAGGCCCAGGTGGACCGCCTGCTGACGACGAGCAGTGTGATCGCCGCGCAGATGGAGGGTGCGTTGCAGCGGGCCAGCGACCGTAACTGGCCGTTTGGCCTCAGCGGGGTGGCGATCACGCAAGAGACCCTGGAGGAACTCGCCGACACCCGCGGACAAAACCGCACGGTGGAGGTCCGGATTCAGGGCCTTCAGGGGGGGCGGGTGGCCGAACTGCACACCACCCGCTTTCCGCCGGGCGTACCGATGGACCTGAAGGTGGGGGTGCGGGTGCGCGGCGATCAGTTGCTGACCGTGCAGGACCTGCGCGGCGGCGGCCTGCGCCTGACCGTGGTCTCGGACGCGCGGGCGCTGGCCGAGGCCAGGACCGCCTTCACGCGGGCGCTGACGTGGCTGCTGCCGCTGGCCCTGCTGCTCACACTTGCCGTGGGATGGACCGTGGCGGGGCGGCTGCTGCGGCCCGTGCGGGCGCTGGAGAATGCCGCCCGCGAGGTGGGCGAGGGCGGGCAGCTGCGCCGTCCGCTGCCGGGAGCGGGCACCTCGGATGAGCTGTCGCGCTTGGCCCTGACCCTGCAGGGCAGCTTTGCCCGGCTGGCCGACGCCCGCGACCGCGAGCAGGCCTTCTTGCGCGCCGCCGCCCACGACCTGCGCAGCCCGCTGGCTGCCCTGACCGCCCGTGTGGAGGGCAGCCTGGCCCGCGAGCGCGGCGCCGCGCGCTACCGGGCCGACCTGCAGGAGATCGGCACCGACCTCACCCGGCTGTCGGCGCTGACCAACCACCTGCTGCTGCTGGCGCGCGACGCCTCCCAGATTGCCCGCGCGCCCGTGCCGCTGCGCGAGCTGGCTGCCGACGCCGTGGACCGCGCCCGCGAACTGGCTCCCGAGGCCGACGTGGACCTGAGCGCGCCGCAGCCGGTCAGGGTACTGGGCGACCGCGTGCTGCTGGGTCAGGCAGTGTGGAACCTGACCATGAACGCCGTACGGCACGCTCCCGGCGCGACCGTGACCGTGACGTTGGAACAGGCCGGCCACGAGGTCACGGTCACGGTCCACGACGACGGCCCCGGTGTGGACGCGGGCACGCTGGCGCGGCTGGGCGAGGCGTTCTACCGGCCCGACGCCAGCCGCAGCGGCGACGGCCACGGACTGGGGCTGGCGCTGGCCCGCCGCGCTGCCGAGGTCCACGGCGGCACGCTGGACCTGCACAGCGCGCCGGGGCAGGGGTTTACGGCCACCCTGCGGCTGCCGGCGGAAGGAGCCGCGCGGTCTGCGCCGGGGCCGTCTGCTACGCTCTGA
- a CDS encoding NTP transferase domain-containing protein, with product MSETEGTQYCAVVLGGGDPGDAFAAAHGVAVKALIPVGGEPMALPVLRALRGSGRVGRVAYVGPTTPEINALIDERVTDHGSLLGNLEAGVDALYAGGVQPGERVLVVTADIPMLRAAEVRDVLDAVPLEAALVYPVVRREVCEAAYPGVRRTYARLRGGSFTGGNLFILDPALIEQFLPRLREVLAARKAPLKLAGLIGPGVLLRLLLGRLTVEALETRVSEILGVPARALITPHASVGTDVDQDEDLALAAAHLRGDSVP from the coding sequence ATGAGTGAAACTGAGGGAACGCAGTACTGCGCCGTGGTGCTGGGCGGGGGCGACCCCGGCGACGCCTTCGCGGCGGCGCACGGCGTGGCGGTCAAGGCACTGATTCCGGTGGGGGGAGAGCCGATGGCGCTGCCGGTGCTGCGTGCCCTGCGCGGCAGCGGGCGGGTGGGCCGGGTCGCGTATGTCGGGCCCACCACCCCCGAAATCAACGCCCTGATCGATGAGCGGGTCACCGACCACGGCTCCCTGCTGGGCAACCTGGAAGCAGGAGTAGATGCCCTGTACGCGGGCGGCGTCCAGCCCGGCGAGCGGGTGCTGGTGGTCACGGCGGACATTCCCATGCTGCGGGCTGCCGAGGTACGTGACGTGCTGGACGCGGTTCCCCTGGAGGCGGCGCTGGTTTACCCGGTGGTACGCCGCGAAGTCTGCGAGGCCGCCTATCCCGGCGTGCGGCGCACCTATGCCCGGCTGCGGGGAGGCTCGTTTACCGGGGGCAACCTGTTTATCCTTGACCCGGCGCTGATTGAACAGTTCCTGCCCCGGCTCCGGGAGGTTCTCGCTGCCCGCAAAGCCCCTCTGAAGCTGGCCGGGTTGATCGGGCCGGGGGTGCTGCTGCGGCTGCTGCTGGGCCGCCTGACGGTCGAAGCCCTGGAGACGCGGGTGTCGGAGATTCTGGGCGTTCCGGCCCGGGCGCTGATCACGCCGCACGCCTCGGTGGGCACCGACGTGGATCAGGACGAGGATCTGGCGCTGGCCGCGGCGCACCTGCGTGGGGACAGCGTTCCCTGA
- a CDS encoding 4Fe-4S dicluster domain-containing protein: MPHIITSPCIGTKDQACTEVCPVECIYDAGEMFLIHPDECIDCGACVPACPVSAIFPEEDTPAGEEPFIARNREFFGL, from the coding sequence ATGCCGCATATCATCACCAGCCCCTGCATCGGGACCAAGGACCAGGCGTGCACCGAGGTCTGCCCGGTGGAGTGCATCTACGATGCCGGAGAAATGTTCCTGATTCACCCCGACGAGTGCATCGACTGCGGAGCCTGCGTGCCCGCATGCCCGGTGAGCGCGATCTTCCCCGAGGAGGACACCCCCGCCGGCGAGGAGCCGTTCATCGCCCGCAACCGCGAGTTCTTCGGGCTGTAA